Proteins encoded within one genomic window of Choloepus didactylus isolate mChoDid1 chromosome 11 unlocalized genomic scaffold, mChoDid1.pri SUPER_11_unloc3, whole genome shotgun sequence:
- the LOC119524669 gene encoding olfactory receptor 2M3-like: MAWVNQNISLDFILLGIFNHSPTHTLLFSLILVIFTMAFMGNTAMVLLVYLDTQLHTPMYLLLSQLSLVDLMLICTTVPKMAFNYLSGRKSISLAGCGTQIFFYVSLLGAECFLLAVMAYDRYVAICHPLRYPNLMSHKICGLMAASSWILGSLDGIIEVAVALSFTYCGSRLIPHFFCDVPALLILSCTNTLTFQRMIFICCVIMLLFPVSVILASYVRVIQAVILMASGEGRRKAFTTCSSHLMVVGMYYGAAVFIFMRPTSHRFPTQDKTVSILYTILTPMLNPLIYSLRNKEVARAFMKVLGKDKSGE; this comes from the coding sequence ATGGCATGGGTGAATCAGAACATCAGCTTGGACTTCATCCTGCTGGGAATCTTCAATCACAGCCCCACCCAcaccctcctcttctctctgatCCTGGTCATCTTCACAATGGCCTTCATGGGAAACACTGCCATGGTTCTCCTCGTCTACCTGGACACCCagctccacacccccatgtacctCCTCCTCAGCCAACTCTCCCTCGTGGACCTCATGCTCATCTGCACTACAGTACCCAAGATGGCCTTCAACTACTTGTCTGGTAGGAAATCCATCTCTCTGGCAGGTTGTGGAACCCAGATATTCTTTTATGTGTCCCTGCTTGGGGCTGAATGTTTCCTGTTGGCTGTCATGGCTTATGACCGCTATGTTGCCATTTGTCACCCATTAAGATACCCAAATCTCATGAGCCATAAAATCTGTGGTCTCATGGCTGCTTCTTCCTGGATTCTTGGCTCTCTTGATGGTATAATTGAAGTTGCAGTTGCACTGTCCTTCACATATTGTGGATCCCGGCTAATACCCCACTTCTTTTGTGATGTCCCTGCCCTTCTCATTCTCTCATGCACTAACACCTTGACATTTCAAAGGATGATATTTATCTGCTGTGTAATTATGCTTCTCTTCCCTGTATCAGTTATTCTCGCTTCCTATGTTCGAGTTATCCAAGCTGTCATTCTCATGGCATCTGGGGAGGGTCGCCGCAAGGCTTTCACCACCTGTTCTTCCCATCTCATGGTGGTGGGAATGTACTATGGAGCGGCTGTGTTCATATTCATGCGACCCACTTCTCATCGTTTCCCAACGCAGGACAAGACGGTGTCTATCTTGTACACCATCCTCACTCCCATGCTGAATCCCCTCATCTACAGTCTCCGCAACAAGGAAGTGGCCAGAGCATTCATGAAGGTGTTAGGGAAGGACAAGTCTGGAGAGTAA